A window from Candidatus Methylomirabilota bacterium encodes these proteins:
- a CDS encoding LytS/YhcK type 5TM receptor domain-containing protein produces the protein MNFHHLLEAVGILAIGLLFYSSAYPRLLGPARRERGARALLHGVAFGALTVAMMASRIEISPGIFVDARVVPVALIGFFEGTPAALIAAAVGSVYRVSIGGSGTGAGIFSLVSVATAAGLIREWARREGGPRTRHALALAGATYALTVLGFALIGRRGLELFSDMWLAYLVTCLVGVALMARLFDDVPEQFRLSAERARFRAVLDEATDAIRIIDCGTQRIVDVNRADCTLSGLTRDELVGRDRRDFWPEDPERRRLQESAFAETYATGFTQTLGSPFRTGGGETIPVDTTRHVVRFHDRRYEIIIWRPARERMAAEAAARETSDLRAATLVARAAAHEINNPLAVILGYLQLLEGRWPPDSREAKWHVQMVEAGGRIRDAVGRLNRLIKVEARPTAGESPAMLDSVKSSQPGGTPAAASPAPAPAASPAPPPAIAPDR, from the coding sequence ATGAACTTCCACCACCTGCTCGAGGCGGTGGGCATCCTCGCCATCGGGCTTCTCTTCTACTCGTCCGCCTACCCCCGCCTCCTCGGCCCGGCGCGCCGCGAGCGCGGGGCCCGCGCCCTCCTCCACGGCGTGGCCTTCGGCGCCCTCACCGTCGCGATGATGGCCTCACGCATCGAGATCTCGCCGGGCATCTTCGTCGACGCCCGCGTCGTGCCCGTCGCGCTCATCGGCTTCTTCGAGGGCACGCCGGCCGCTCTGATCGCGGCCGCGGTGGGGAGCGTCTATCGCGTCTCGATCGGCGGCTCTGGCACGGGCGCCGGTATCTTCTCGCTCGTGTCGGTCGCCACCGCCGCCGGACTCATCCGGGAGTGGGCGCGCCGCGAGGGCGGGCCGCGCACGCGCCACGCCCTCGCCCTCGCCGGCGCCACGTACGCCTTGACCGTGCTCGGCTTCGCCCTCATCGGACGCCGGGGCCTCGAGCTGTTCAGCGACATGTGGCTGGCCTACCTGGTGACGTGCCTCGTCGGTGTCGCGCTGATGGCGCGCCTGTTCGACGACGTCCCCGAGCAGTTCCGGCTGAGCGCCGAGCGCGCGCGCTTCCGCGCCGTCCTCGATGAGGCCACCGACGCCATCCGCATCATCGACTGCGGCACCCAGCGCATCGTGGACGTCAACCGCGCCGACTGCACGCTCTCCGGCCTCACCCGCGATGAGCTCGTGGGGCGCGACCGGCGGGACTTCTGGCCGGAGGATCCCGAGCGGCGACGGCTCCAGGAGTCGGCGTTCGCGGAGACCTATGCGACCGGATTCACCCAGACGCTCGGCTCCCCGTTCCGGACGGGCGGGGGCGAGACGATACCCGTGGACACCACCCGCCACGTGGTGCGCTTCCACGATCGCCGCTACGAGATCATCATCTGGCGCCCGGCGCGCGAGCGGATGGCAGCGGAGGCGGCCGCACGGGAGACATCCGACCTGCGGGCGGCCACCCTCGTCGCGCGCGCCGCCGCCCACGAGATCAACAATCCGCTGGCGGTGATCCTCGGCTATCTCCAGCTGCTCGAGGGCCGGTGGCCGCCCGACAGTCGGGAGGCGAAGTGGCACGTGCAGATGGTCGAGGCGGGAGGGCGGATCCGCGACGCGGTGGGACGGCTCAACCGCCTCATCAAGGTCGAGGCACGGCCCACCGCGGGTGAGTCGCCCGCCATGCTCGACTCGGTGAAGTCGAGCCAGCCGGGCGGGACGCCCGCTGCCGCGTCCCCCGCGCCCGCTCCCGCGGCGTCCCCGGCGCCGCCGCCCGCCATCGCACCCGACCGTTGA
- a CDS encoding MFS transporter, with product MSARLYHGWIIVGGAFVVLLLAYGTQYAFGVFFAALLAEFHWSRASLSGAFSLYTLVYSAFGLVAGRLTDRWGPRIVIATGGVLLGAGLAGMSAVTALWQPYVLYGTVAALGMSTAYVPCNATVVRWFVRRRGLAVGVASAGGSVGTFVLPPVAHWLVSALGWRRAYLVFGAAIFLALAGVAGVMRRDPESLGLHPDGAAPVTPAGSLGGWTAREAVGLREFWMLFSVFGLTWTAIFIPLVHLVPLARDLGIEPLRAATLVSALGIAAVAGRLVMGWLSDRVGRRAILAVALAAQAVSFLALGRAATLPALAGATLLFGFSYGTVSVIFPAMVADFFGRAHAGSLVGLIFGLAGPTAALGPVGAGWIYDRLGSYALACWISAAVNLAALALLAFVRAPRARAAPSPLIDRAAVAR from the coding sequence TTGAGCGCGCGCCTCTACCACGGCTGGATCATCGTCGGCGGCGCCTTCGTCGTCCTGCTGCTCGCCTACGGCACCCAGTACGCGTTCGGCGTGTTCTTCGCCGCCCTCCTCGCGGAGTTCCACTGGAGCCGCGCCAGCCTCTCCGGCGCGTTCTCCCTCTACACCCTCGTGTACAGCGCGTTCGGTCTGGTCGCCGGCCGTCTGACGGACCGCTGGGGTCCACGGATCGTCATCGCGACCGGCGGCGTGCTCCTCGGCGCCGGCCTCGCCGGCATGAGCGCGGTCACCGCGCTCTGGCAGCCCTACGTGCTCTACGGAACGGTGGCCGCTCTGGGCATGTCCACCGCGTACGTGCCCTGCAACGCCACCGTCGTCCGGTGGTTCGTCCGCCGACGGGGTCTGGCGGTGGGCGTCGCCTCCGCGGGCGGGAGCGTCGGCACCTTCGTGCTCCCGCCGGTGGCGCATTGGCTGGTGAGCGCGCTCGGCTGGCGCCGCGCCTATCTCGTCTTCGGCGCCGCGATCTTTCTCGCCCTCGCCGGCGTGGCCGGCGTGATGCGGCGCGATCCCGAGTCGCTCGGCCTCCATCCCGACGGAGCCGCCCCCGTCACGCCGGCCGGCTCGCTCGGCGGCTGGACGGCGCGCGAGGCGGTGGGCCTTCGCGAGTTCTGGATGCTTTTCTCGGTCTTCGGCCTCACCTGGACGGCCATCTTCATTCCCCTCGTCCACCTGGTCCCGCTCGCCCGCGACCTCGGCATCGAGCCCCTGCGCGCGGCGACCCTCGTCTCCGCGCTCGGCATCGCCGCGGTGGCGGGCCGGCTCGTCATGGGCTGGCTTTCCGATCGGGTCGGCCGTCGCGCCATTCTCGCCGTCGCGCTCGCGGCGCAGGCCGTATCCTTCCTGGCGCTCGGCCGGGCGGCCACGCTGCCGGCGCTCGCCGGCGCCACGCTGCTCTTCGGCTTCTCGTACGGGACGGTGTCCGTGATCTTTCCCGCGATGGTGGCGGACTTCTTCGGACGCGCCCATGCCGGCTCGCTCGTCGGCTTGATCTTCGGGCTTGCCGGGCCCACCGCCGCGCTCGGCCCCGTGGGCGCGGGATGGATCTACGACCGCCTGGGCAGCTATGCGTTGGCCTGCTGGATCAGCGCCGCGGTCAACCTCGCCGCCCTCGCCCTGCTCGCTTTCGTGCGGGCACCCCGCGCGCGGGCGGCGCCTTCCCCCTTGATTGACCGGGCGGCGGTGGCCCGCTAG
- a CDS encoding OB-fold domain-containing protein, with product MPSIEYRGMNLVIPENDSEWREHFKLARQRHKLTLRKCAKCGLLRYPPSHGCPWCPSQEWTWQEVSGGGHIYSYEIVHHAIQPGFKDWTPYAVVLVELDEQRGKPTADEALRIIGNLVTAEFRPEPEGNVAIGKRVKAVFNDLSNDFALPQFALTDEPPVGRVWRFPG from the coding sequence ATGCCCAGCATCGAATACCGCGGCATGAACCTGGTGATCCCAGAGAACGACTCGGAGTGGCGCGAGCATTTCAAGCTCGCGCGCCAGCGCCACAAGCTGACCCTCCGCAAGTGCGCCAAGTGCGGGCTGCTCCGGTACCCGCCCAGCCACGGCTGCCCCTGGTGTCCGTCGCAGGAGTGGACCTGGCAGGAGGTGTCGGGCGGAGGGCACATCTACTCCTACGAGATCGTGCACCATGCGATCCAGCCCGGCTTCAAGGACTGGACGCCCTATGCCGTCGTGCTGGTCGAGCTGGACGAGCAGCGCGGCAAGCCCACCGCCGACGAGGCCCTGCGCATCATCGGCAATCTCGTCACCGCGGAGTTCCGGCCCGAGCCCGAGGGCAACGTGGCCATCGGGAAGCGGGTGAAGGCCGTGTTCAACGACCTCTCGAACGACTTCGCGCTGCCGCAGTTCGCCCTCACCGACGAGCCGCCGGTGGGGCGGGTCTGGCGCTTCCCCGGCTAG
- a CDS encoding polysaccharide deacetylase family protein produces MVQVFLTVDSEVWPATPAAFVTPGAPFDLAPAVSAYFDGHTRSGDFGVPFQLDLLREHGLRATFFVEPLFSLLAGGRDALARMVTLIQSAGQDVQVHAHTEWLSLVAEPGLPRAGHSVVRRYPEAEQAAIIRRASALLREAGATRLRAFRAGGYGADLATLRALASCGVAMDTSLNVPYLGGPCDIRTEGPALQPFDLGGTLEVPITYFEDWPGHHRPLQLGACSSWEIEAALWGAARADWRAAVLVFHSVELLKRVPDMALTGVTRPERVVVRRFERLCRFLARHRDTFATATFGSVDESGLRGPQPRAGLRSHVGRTAWRYAEQLASRLG; encoded by the coding sequence GTGGTCCAGGTCTTCCTCACCGTGGACAGCGAGGTCTGGCCGGCGACGCCGGCGGCCTTCGTCACGCCCGGCGCGCCTTTCGACCTCGCGCCCGCCGTCTCCGCGTACTTCGACGGCCACACGCGCTCGGGCGACTTCGGCGTCCCGTTCCAGCTCGACCTCCTGAGGGAGCACGGGCTCCGGGCCACGTTCTTCGTAGAGCCCCTCTTCAGTCTGCTCGCGGGCGGGCGCGACGCGCTCGCGCGCATGGTAACGCTGATCCAGTCGGCGGGGCAGGACGTGCAGGTACACGCCCACACGGAATGGCTGAGCCTCGTCGCGGAGCCGGGGCTCCCGCGCGCCGGGCACTCGGTGGTGCGGCGCTATCCCGAGGCCGAGCAGGCCGCGATCATCAGGCGCGCCTCCGCGCTCCTGCGCGAAGCGGGCGCCACGCGGCTCCGCGCGTTCCGCGCGGGCGGCTACGGCGCCGACCTGGCGACGCTGCGCGCCCTCGCCTCGTGCGGCGTCGCGATGGACACGAGCCTCAACGTGCCGTATCTGGGCGGACCCTGCGACATCCGCACGGAGGGGCCGGCGCTCCAGCCCTTCGACCTCGGGGGGACGCTCGAGGTGCCCATCACCTACTTCGAGGACTGGCCGGGCCACCACCGGCCGCTGCAGCTCGGCGCCTGCTCGTCGTGGGAGATCGAGGCCGCGCTTTGGGGCGCCGCGCGTGCGGACTGGCGCGCCGCCGTGCTCGTGTTCCATTCGGTGGAGCTGCTCAAGCGCGTGCCCGACATGGCGCTGACGGGCGTCACCCGCCCCGAGCGCGTGGTGGTGCGGCGCTTCGAGCGCCTCTGCCGCTTCCTCGCACGCCATCGCGACACCTTCGCGACGGCGACATTCGGGTCGGTGGACGAGAGCGGCCTGCGTGGCCCGCAGCCGCGCGCCGGGCTTAGGTCCCACGTGGGCCGGACGGCGTGGCGCTACGCGGAGCAGCTCGCCTCGCGCCTCGGCTGA
- a CDS encoding rubrerythrin family protein, which yields MAGKSLKGSKSFENLKEAFAGESQANRRYLYFARVADIEGFPDVAGLFKDTADAETGHAFGHLDFLKEVGDPATGEPIGKTEKNLKAAVAGETYEYTQMYPGMAKTARDEGFAELAEWFETLAKAEKSHAGRFSKGLTQVAGKDPADAI from the coding sequence ATGGCCGGGAAGAGCCTGAAGGGAAGCAAGAGCTTCGAGAATCTCAAGGAAGCGTTCGCGGGCGAGTCGCAGGCGAACCGCCGCTATCTCTACTTCGCCCGAGTGGCCGACATCGAGGGCTTCCCCGACGTTGCCGGTCTCTTCAAGGACACCGCCGATGCCGAGACTGGCCACGCGTTCGGGCACCTCGACTTTCTGAAGGAAGTGGGTGATCCGGCGACGGGCGAGCCCATCGGCAAGACCGAGAAGAACCTCAAGGCCGCCGTCGCCGGCGAGACGTACGAGTACACCCAGATGTATCCCGGCATGGCCAAGACCGCACGTGACGAGGGCTTCGCCGAGCTGGCCGAGTGGTTCGAGACCCTGGCCAAGGCCGAGAAGTCGCACGCCGGCCGCTTCAGCAAGGGCCTCACGCAGGTGGCGGGCAAGGATCCCGCGGACGCCATCTAG
- a CDS encoding UGSC family (seleno)protein: MSEEFLDPTDSVAVPRRTAPRPASLDGKVITLLDISKAKGDHLLDRIEELLRERHRPKEILRRKKPTFARPAPEDLRALILKETEVLVEGLADUGSCTTCSVHDGVFFEDNGIPTATVISTEFQRAARAQAAALGVSEYPTIAVPHPIQPLTRDEVRALADKAFDAIVARLTRG, from the coding sequence ATGAGTGAAGAGTTCCTGGACCCGACTGACTCGGTCGCCGTGCCCCGGCGCACCGCCCCCCGCCCGGCCAGCCTCGACGGGAAGGTGATCACTCTCCTCGACATCTCCAAGGCCAAGGGCGACCACCTGCTCGACCGCATCGAGGAGCTCTTGCGCGAGCGCCATCGCCCCAAGGAGATCCTCCGGCGCAAGAAGCCGACGTTCGCCCGCCCGGCCCCCGAGGACCTGCGGGCGCTCATCCTCAAGGAGACGGAGGTCCTCGTCGAGGGGCTCGCCGACTGAGGGTCCTGCACAACGTGCAGTGTGCACGACGGCGTGTTCTTCGAAGACAACGGCATTCCGACCGCCACCGTCATCTCCACGGAGTTCCAGCGGGCGGCGCGGGCGCAGGCGGCCGCGCTGGGCGTGAGCGAGTATCCGACCATCGCGGTGCCGCATCCCATCCAGCCCCTGACCCGCGACGAGGTCCGCGCCCTCGCCGACAAGGCCTTCGACGCGATCGTGGCGCGGCTGACCCGGGGGTGA
- a CDS encoding DUF3047 domain-containing protein, which translates to MRTLVPPALVLLLAAPVLLLTASTARAEDCIVLEDFSRAKVGEFPTDWKPRKDAGRAAYTVREENGRRFLRAISEGLGIQAAKEQAWDVAQYPVLAWSWRLQEHPKGSDERQSKTNDSALSVYAVWPHSSVSVKALKYIWSRVVPVGTPLTSSAGLTQARVLRSGDANKGEWVEARANVAEDFRARFKEDELPKPGGIAVLTDSDDTKSRAAGDYAAFRACKS; encoded by the coding sequence ATGCGAACGCTCGTCCCCCCCGCCCTCGTGCTGCTGCTCGCCGCCCCTGTCCTCCTGCTCACCGCGTCCACCGCGCGCGCGGAGGACTGCATCGTGCTCGAGGACTTCTCCCGCGCCAAGGTGGGGGAGTTCCCCACGGACTGGAAGCCGCGCAAGGATGCGGGACGCGCGGCGTACACGGTGCGCGAGGAGAACGGCCGCCGATTCCTGCGGGCGATCTCCGAGGGCCTGGGCATCCAGGCGGCGAAGGAGCAGGCGTGGGACGTGGCCCAGTACCCGGTGCTCGCGTGGTCCTGGCGCCTCCAGGAGCATCCGAAGGGCTCCGACGAGCGCCAGAGCAAGACCAACGACAGCGCGCTCTCCGTGTATGCGGTGTGGCCCCACAGCTCCGTGTCCGTGAAGGCGCTCAAGTATATCTGGAGCCGGGTGGTGCCGGTGGGGACGCCGCTCACGTCGAGTGCGGGCCTCACCCAGGCGCGCGTGCTCCGCAGCGGCGACGCCAACAAGGGCGAGTGGGTGGAAGCGCGCGCCAACGTGGCCGAGGACTTCCGCGCACGCTTCAAGGAGGACGAGCTACCCAAGCCCGGGGGCATCGCGGTGCTGACCGATTCGGACGATACCAAGAGCCGCGCCGCGGGCGACTACGCGGCCTTCCGCGCCTGCAAGTCCTGA
- a CDS encoding transcriptional repressor has translation MRIIPRNAAPAPEASASALRERGLRLTGPRRVVLEVVRGTGSHPTAEWVHRMVRRRLPRVSLGTVYRNLRLLVEEGLVQELPGPHARFDGNLGRHHHFTCVGCGRILDVEGPLCEPQTRAVSARVESAHGLTITHQRIEFFGRCPACRSGAGRREPGRPRAGRPRRSP, from the coding sequence ATGAGAATCATTCCTAGAAATGCCGCGCCCGCTCCCGAAGCCTCGGCGAGCGCGCTGCGCGAGCGGGGGCTGCGCCTCACCGGTCCGCGCCGCGTGGTGCTCGAGGTGGTGCGGGGGACGGGGTCGCATCCCACCGCCGAATGGGTGCACCGGATGGTGCGCCGGCGCCTGCCCCGCGTGAGCCTCGGCACCGTCTACCGCAACCTCCGGCTTCTCGTCGAGGAGGGGCTGGTGCAGGAGCTGCCCGGGCCGCACGCGCGGTTCGACGGCAATCTCGGCCGGCACCACCACTTCACGTGCGTCGGCTGCGGACGCATCCTCGACGTCGAGGGTCCGCTCTGCGAGCCCCAGACCCGGGCGGTGTCGGCGCGGGTGGAGTCGGCCCACGGCCTCACCATCACCCATCAGCGTATCGAGTTCTTTGGCCGCTGTCCCGCGTGCCGGTCCGGCGCCGGACGCCGCGAGCCGGGCCGCCCTCGCGCCGGGCGGCCCCGTCGTTCACCCTGA
- the uvrA gene encoding excinuclease ABC subunit UvrA, translating into MPQPSWLRIEGARQNNLKNVSLAIPHDKVTVITGVSGSGKSSLAFDTLFAEGQWRYVESLSTYARMFLERVDRPDVDRIEHVRPAIALEQKNPVRTARSTAGTATELYDYLRLLFGRIGRVHCSECGEEARSDAAESVAEALVRDHAGARALICFPLAAPAGPDPRAIYAALLRRGFARVKLDGVLHELADATGRPADLPAPAAGQTILVVLDRVALGREARRRVAESLEAALAEGEGRAEVDVLEREVISVSREYRCPRCETPLTRPQPLLFSFNHPLGACPECKGFGNILRYDENLVVPDQTRSLADGAVEPWTHPSGRWYQKQLLKAAKKRGVDVTQPYAELPAADREWVYAGANGYTGIQGFFEEVESYRYKLHVRVFLSRYRSQSRCPRCAGTRLKPEALSVRVGGATIAELCDRTVEDLAAFVDGLTLTPLEGAVARDVLRLLRAKLSFLLRVGLGYIALSRQTRTLSGGEAQRINLANQLGAQLVGTLYILDEPSIGLHARDTARLAELCGELADAGNTVVIVEHDRSFIQSADYLVEMGPGSGDRGGNVTFAGTQAEFARDPHSLTARYLTGRDGIPLPLTRREGRRALVVRGARAHNLRDVVFRLPLHTLTCVTGVSGSGKSTLVHDTLYRAVARHFKADFKAPGEHDEVRGLEYLKGVRLIDQEPIGRTPRSNPVTYVKVFDEIRKLFAGLPRARTLGLTAGAFSFNVPGGRCEACEGGGYQKLEMYFFEDVYVTCPECEGRRYRPDVLRVTYKGKNISQVLELTVDEAVEFFGAHTVLARRLKLLQEVGLGYLRLGQPATTLSGGEAQRLKIAAELGTRQTADHLYVLDEPTTGLHLDDVKKLLLVLNRLVDGGNTVLVVEHHLDVIKTADWVVDLGPEGGAAGGAIIAEGTPEQVAQVDGSYTGKYLREALPRPNGRAAHGRTG; encoded by the coding sequence ATGCCTCAGCCGTCTTGGCTCCGCATCGAGGGAGCCCGGCAGAACAATCTCAAGAACGTCTCGCTCGCCATCCCCCACGACAAGGTCACGGTGATCACGGGGGTGTCAGGATCGGGCAAATCGTCCCTCGCGTTCGACACGCTCTTCGCCGAGGGGCAATGGCGGTACGTGGAATCCCTCTCGACGTACGCCCGCATGTTCCTCGAGCGGGTGGATCGCCCGGACGTCGACCGCATCGAGCACGTGCGGCCCGCCATCGCGCTCGAGCAGAAAAACCCCGTGCGCACCGCCCGGTCCACCGCCGGAACCGCCACCGAGCTCTACGACTACCTCCGGCTGCTGTTCGGCCGCATCGGTCGCGTGCACTGCTCGGAGTGCGGCGAGGAGGCGCGCAGCGACGCCGCGGAAAGCGTGGCCGAAGCGCTCGTGCGCGATCACGCGGGCGCGCGCGCCCTCATCTGCTTCCCGCTCGCCGCGCCCGCCGGGCCCGACCCTCGCGCGATCTACGCCGCCCTCCTGCGCCGAGGCTTCGCCCGGGTGAAGCTGGACGGCGTGCTCCACGAGCTGGCCGACGCGACGGGGCGCCCCGCCGATCTGCCCGCGCCCGCGGCGGGCCAGACCATCCTGGTCGTCCTCGACCGGGTCGCGCTCGGCCGCGAGGCCCGGCGTCGCGTGGCGGAGTCGCTGGAGGCCGCGCTCGCCGAAGGTGAGGGCCGGGCCGAGGTCGACGTACTGGAGCGCGAGGTGATCTCGGTCAGCCGCGAGTATCGCTGCCCGCGCTGCGAGACCCCGCTCACCCGGCCTCAGCCGCTCCTCTTCTCCTTCAACCATCCCCTCGGCGCCTGTCCCGAGTGCAAGGGCTTCGGCAACATCCTCCGCTACGACGAGAACCTGGTCGTGCCCGACCAGACGCGCAGCCTCGCCGACGGCGCGGTCGAGCCCTGGACCCATCCCTCCGGCCGCTGGTACCAGAAGCAGCTCCTCAAGGCGGCGAAGAAGCGCGGGGTCGACGTGACCCAGCCGTACGCGGAGCTGCCCGCCGCCGACCGCGAGTGGGTGTACGCGGGCGCCAACGGCTACACGGGCATCCAGGGCTTCTTCGAGGAAGTGGAGTCGTACCGCTACAAGCTGCACGTGCGCGTCTTCCTCTCCCGCTACCGGAGCCAGTCGCGCTGCCCCCGCTGCGCGGGGACCCGGCTCAAGCCGGAGGCTCTGTCCGTCCGCGTGGGCGGGGCCACCATCGCCGAGCTCTGCGACCGCACCGTCGAGGATCTCGCCGCCTTCGTGGACGGGCTCACCCTCACGCCGTTGGAGGGCGCGGTGGCGCGCGACGTGCTGCGCCTGCTCCGCGCCAAGCTCTCGTTCTTGCTGCGGGTCGGCCTCGGCTACATCGCACTGTCCCGGCAGACGCGCACGCTCTCCGGCGGTGAGGCGCAGCGGATCAACCTTGCCAATCAGCTCGGCGCCCAGCTCGTGGGGACGCTCTACATCCTCGATGAGCCCTCCATCGGGCTCCACGCGCGCGACACCGCGCGGCTGGCCGAGCTGTGCGGCGAGCTCGCCGACGCCGGCAACACCGTGGTGATCGTCGAGCACGACCGCTCGTTCATCCAGTCCGCCGACTACCTGGTCGAGATGGGCCCGGGCTCGGGCGACCGCGGCGGCAACGTGACCTTCGCGGGCACCCAGGCGGAATTCGCGCGCGACCCGCACTCGCTCACCGCGCGGTACCTGACCGGGCGCGACGGGATTCCGCTCCCCCTCACCCGCCGCGAGGGCCGCCGTGCCCTCGTAGTCCGGGGAGCGCGGGCGCACAACCTCCGGGACGTCGTCTTCCGTCTACCGCTCCATACCCTCACGTGCGTCACCGGCGTGTCCGGCTCGGGCAAGTCGACGCTGGTCCACGACACGCTCTACCGGGCCGTCGCCCGCCACTTCAAGGCCGACTTCAAGGCGCCGGGCGAGCACGACGAGGTCCGCGGGCTCGAATACCTCAAGGGCGTGCGCCTGATCGACCAGGAGCCCATCGGCCGCACCCCGCGCTCGAACCCCGTCACCTACGTGAAGGTGTTCGACGAGATCCGCAAGCTGTTCGCCGGCCTGCCGCGCGCGCGCACGCTCGGGCTGACCGCGGGGGCCTTCTCCTTCAACGTGCCCGGGGGGCGCTGCGAGGCCTGCGAGGGCGGCGGCTATCAGAAGCTCGAGATGTACTTCTTCGAGGACGTGTACGTGACGTGCCCCGAGTGCGAGGGACGCCGTTACCGCCCCGACGTGCTGCGCGTGACGTACAAGGGGAAGAACATCAGCCAGGTGCTCGAGCTCACGGTGGACGAGGCGGTGGAGTTCTTCGGGGCGCACACGGTGCTCGCGCGCCGGCTCAAGCTCCTCCAGGAGGTGGGTCTCGGTTATCTACGCCTCGGCCAGCCCGCCACCACACTGTCGGGCGGCGAGGCGCAGCGGCTCAAGATCGCCGCCGAGCTGGGGACGCGGCAGACCGCCGATCATCTGTACGTGCTCGACGAGCCCACCACGGGTCTTCACCTCGACGACGTGAAGAAGCTCCTGCTCGTCCTGAACCGCCTGGTCGACGGTGGCAACACCGTGCTGGTGGTCGAGCATCACCTCGACGTGATCAAGACGGCGGACTGGGTGGTGGACCTCGGACCGGAGGGCGGCGCCGCCGGCGGCGCCATCATCGCGGAAGGTACGCCCGAGCAGGTGGCGCAGGTGGACGGCTCCTACACCGGCAAGTATCTCCGTGAGGCGCTGCCGCGCCCGAACGGGCGGGCCGCCCATGGCCGGACCGGATGA
- a CDS encoding carboxylate--amine ligase yields the protein MADGAPATPPVVLLGIDTPIGLTVLRELGERGVAVYGIARSPDGVGLRSRFLRRGWVTSGGEAETLALIREIAAAHGARFLMTISERDILWLNRERATLGDLRPLIPDAARMARVLDKGVACDAARAAGLTVPETWQPASLEDVERVAAATRYPVVLKWSDPVAVSPLLRAAAVALQKAEYCYDGSALRRAMVRYAPIGHFPLVQEFCPGIGLGQMVFMHRGEPVLRFQHRRLREWPPEGGTSTYCISVPLDAHAELFDRSVTLLRRLEWEGAAMVEYRHDPATGRSAFMEVNGRFWGSQPLAYHAGAPFGWYTYSVLGLGRVPRPVPYRGHLRCRFVIPDTRRLFTVLFDSGAVQNRELRLSRARELFDYVVDFLRPRTRYFVFRWRDPLPALADLAGVLRKALRGLLARLRGALSRGARRAAPRSATPSGPRGT from the coding sequence GTGGCCGACGGGGCGCCCGCGACCCCGCCGGTCGTGCTCCTCGGCATCGACACCCCGATCGGGCTCACCGTGCTCCGTGAGCTCGGCGAGCGGGGCGTCGCCGTCTACGGCATCGCGCGCAGCCCCGACGGCGTAGGGCTCCGCTCCCGCTTTCTCCGCCGCGGCTGGGTGACGTCGGGGGGGGAGGCGGAGACGCTCGCCCTCATCCGCGAGATCGCCGCCGCGCACGGCGCGCGCTTCCTCATGACGATCTCGGAGCGCGACATCCTCTGGCTCAACCGCGAGCGGGCCACTCTGGGCGACTTGCGCCCGCTGATTCCCGACGCGGCGCGTATGGCGCGCGTACTCGACAAGGGCGTGGCCTGCGACGCCGCGCGCGCGGCGGGCCTCACGGTGCCCGAGACGTGGCAGCCCGCTAGCCTGGAGGACGTGGAGCGGGTAGCGGCCGCGACGCGCTATCCCGTCGTCCTCAAGTGGAGTGATCCGGTGGCGGTGAGCCCGCTGCTCCGCGCGGCCGCGGTCGCGCTCCAGAAGGCCGAGTACTGCTACGACGGGAGCGCGCTGCGCCGCGCCATGGTCCGCTACGCGCCGATCGGCCACTTTCCCCTCGTGCAGGAGTTCTGCCCGGGCATCGGCCTCGGGCAGATGGTGTTCATGCATCGCGGCGAGCCGGTCCTGCGCTTCCAGCATCGTCGGCTGCGCGAGTGGCCGCCGGAGGGCGGCACCTCGACCTACTGCATCAGCGTGCCGCTGGACGCCCACGCCGAGCTCTTCGATCGCTCCGTGACCCTGCTGCGCCGGCTCGAGTGGGAGGGCGCGGCGATGGTCGAGTACCGCCACGACCCCGCGACCGGCCGCTCCGCCTTCATGGAGGTGAACGGACGCTTCTGGGGAAGCCAGCCCCTGGCCTATCACGCCGGCGCGCCGTTCGGCTGGTACACCTACAGTGTGCTGGGCCTAGGCCGGGTACCCCGGCCCGTCCCCTATCGCGGCCATCTCCGCTGCCGCTTCGTGATCCCGGACACGCGGCGCCTCTTTACCGTGCTCTTCGACTCCGGAGCGGTGCAAAACCGCGAGCTCCGCCTGTCGCGGGCGCGCGAGCTCTTCGACTACGTGGTGGACTTCTTGCGCCCGCGCACGCGCTACTTCGTGTTCCGATGGCGTGACCCACTGCCCGCCCTCGCGGATCTGGCGGGGGTCCTGCGCAAGGCCCTGCGCGGGCTGCTCGCGCGACTCCGCGGCGCGCTCAGCCGAGGCGCGAGGCGAGCTGCTCCGCGTAGCGCCACGCCGTCCGGCCCACGTGGGACCTAA